In Corvus moneduloides isolate bCorMon1 chromosome 12, bCorMon1.pri, whole genome shotgun sequence, the following proteins share a genomic window:
- the URI1 gene encoding unconventional prefoldin RPB5 interactor 1, producing MEAPGGGASPLSPALLGRLRREHEKVVTGCQEKIQHWKKVESDYEALQERLQTLPDKLSYDIMVPFGPLAFMPGKLVHTNEITVLLGDNWFSKCSARQAIELVEHRKKHVRKALDDLQKVMKNFESRVEFTEDLQKMSDAAGEYVDIREEIDDDSIETKGKYRTAHRPHSKPKVSNVFEVDFPANGSDTKSMGRFQSEEELWARLEELERQEEILGELDRMPDTVETNGEDETSSEEEKEDNRIDVNGTCRAEDCITQGDFHKELANSDLFVGQVNGSTYYHSDDEDDRDVGDNSVPTIFFSHTVEPKRVRINTGKNTTLKFSEKKEEAKRKRKNSSGNGHATPELPNIKTPADIYRVFVDVVNGEYVPRKSILKSRSRENSVCSDTSENSAAEFDDRRGVQRSISCDEATQSDNSEGILEEEEEEGQQQLPKKLPPSSGTTEAFSGTVIEKEPLSPSLIPHPVLAHPVLPTILERKSEELLSDAPEEPIKRISKFKASRMQQTQ from the exons GTGGTCACTGGCTGCCAAGAAAAAATCCAGCACTG GAAGAAGGTGGAGAGTGATTATGAGGCTCTTCAGGAGCGACTCCAAACACTGCCTGACAAGTTGTCCTATGATATCATG GTACCTTTTGGTCCTCTTGCCTTCATGCCAGGAAAGCTTGTCCACACCAATGAGATCACTGTTCTGCTTGGGGACAACTGGTTTTCAAAATGCTCAGCAAGGCAGGCTATTGAGCTGGTTGAGCACAGGAAAAAAC atgtaAGGAAAGCACTGGATGATTTGCAAAAAGTCATGAAGAATTTTGAATCACGAGTTGAATTCACAGAAGATTTGCAGAAAATGAGTGAT GCTGCAGGTGAATATGTTGACATAAGAGAAGAAATTGACGATGACAGCATTGAAACAAAAG GAAAATACCGAACTGCTCACAGACCTCATTCAAAGCCAAAAGTATCAAATGTTTTTGAGGTAGATTTTCCAGCAAATGGAAGTGATACAAAATCAATGGGCCGTTTTCAGTCAGAGGAGGAACTGTGGGCCCGCTTAGAAGAGCTCGAGAGACAAGAAGAGATCCTTGGTGAACTTGACAG GATGCCTGATACAGTTGAGACAAACGGAGAAGATGAAACCTCTtctgaagaggagaaggaagataaTAGGATAGATGTGAACGGGACATGTAGGGCAGAAGACTGTATTACTCAGGGCGACTTCCATAAAGAACTAGCAAATTCAGACTTGTTTGTGGGCCAAGTTAATGGCTCTACTTACTATCACAGTGATGATGAAGATGACAGAGATGTTGGAGATAACTCTGTTccaactatttttttctctcacactGTGGAACCTAAAAGG GTAAgaataaacacaggaaaaaatactactttgaaattcagtgaaaagaaggaagaggccAAGCGTAAAAGGAAGAACAGCAGTGGCAATGGCCATGCAACTCCAGAGCTGCCCAACATCAAAACCCCAGCAGACATTTACCG AGTCTTTGTTGATGTTGTGAATGGAGAATATGTCCCTCGTAAATCAATTCTGAAGTCTCGAAGCAGAGAGAACAGTGTTTGTAGCGATACCAGTGAGAACAGTGCTGCTGAGTTTGATGACAGACGAGGAGTTCAGAGGAGTATTAGCTGTGATGAAGCTACTCAGAGTGACAACAGCGAAGGCAttctggaggaagaggaggaggaagggcagcagcagctacCGAAAAAGCTTCCTCCCTCTTCAGGGACAACCGAG GCATTTTCTGGAACTGTCATAGAAAAAGAGCCTTTGTCTCCCTCCTTAATACCACACCCAGTCCTTGCTCACCCAGTGCTGCCGACCATTCTGGAGCGCAAATCAGAGGAACTTTTGTCCGACGCCCCAGAAGAACCTATCAAGAGGATTTCCAAATTCAAAGCTTCCAGGATGCAGCAGACTCAGTAG